A region of Methyloversatilis discipulorum DNA encodes the following proteins:
- a CDS encoding YciI family protein yields MYYALMGEDVPNSLEKRMAARPGHLARLQALQDEGRLLIAGPLPAVDAVDPGAAGYTGSLIVAEFESLEAAQEWADEDPYTVEGVFARMTVKPFRKVFPS; encoded by the coding sequence ATGTACTACGCATTGATGGGCGAAGACGTCCCCAACAGTCTTGAGAAGCGGATGGCGGCACGTCCTGGACACCTGGCCCGACTGCAGGCCCTGCAGGACGAAGGCCGGCTGCTGATCGCCGGTCCGCTACCCGCCGTCGACGCGGTCGATCCGGGTGCTGCCGGCTACACCGGCAGCCTCATCGTCGCCGAATTCGAATCGCTGGAAGCGGCGCAGGAATGGGCGGACGAAGACCCCTACACGGTCGAGGGCGTGTTCGCCCGGATGACCGTCAAGCCGTTCCGCAAGGTGTTCCCGTCGTGA
- a CDS encoding BolA family protein — MTDAAALEATIRERLATLAPSTLELVDESHLHAGHAGARSGGRHYRLSIVSEQFDGRRTMERHRIIYAALGDLMQRDIHALSIVARAPGDNAAP, encoded by the coding sequence GTGACCGACGCCGCCGCGCTCGAAGCGACGATACGCGAACGTCTCGCAACGCTCGCGCCATCGACGCTCGAACTGGTCGACGAGTCGCACCTGCACGCCGGTCACGCCGGCGCGCGTTCGGGCGGCCGGCACTATCGTCTTTCCATCGTGTCCGAGCAGTTCGACGGTCGGCGCACGATGGAACGTCACCGCATCATCTACGCTGCACTGGGCGACCTGATGCAGCGCGACATCCACGCCCTGTCCATCGTCGCACGCGCACCTGGCGACAACGCCGCGCCGTGA
- a CDS encoding peptidylprolyl isomerase, translated as MKHTLSVLTLAVMTAFAAPAMAQKAKEKAAAPAAAPAEGVLATVNGKAIPQGRADIMIRNQVAQGQQDGDQLRSAVREELIRREVLTQAAAAKGMDKNAALMHQAELAKQAVLIQAYLQDYMRTHPVSEDTIKAEYEKIKAGLGNKEYKARHILVKTEDKAKEIIGKLQAGEKFEDLAKDSEDPGSKDRGGDLGWSAPAQYVKPFSEALVKLEKGKFTPQPVRSDFGYHIIKLEDVRDLKLPSYDEAKPQIAQRLEQQTIAAHVNELRQKAAIK; from the coding sequence ATGAAACACACGCTTTCCGTCCTGACCCTCGCCGTGATGACCGCATTCGCCGCACCCGCCATGGCGCAGAAGGCCAAGGAGAAGGCTGCAGCGCCCGCCGCCGCGCCGGCCGAAGGCGTGCTCGCCACGGTCAATGGCAAGGCGATCCCGCAGGGTCGCGCCGACATCATGATCCGCAACCAGGTGGCCCAGGGCCAGCAGGACGGCGACCAGCTGCGCAGCGCCGTGCGCGAGGAACTGATCCGCCGCGAGGTGCTGACCCAGGCCGCTGCCGCCAAGGGCATGGACAAGAACGCCGCGCTGATGCACCAGGCCGAACTGGCCAAGCAGGCGGTGCTGATCCAGGCCTATCTGCAGGATTACATGCGCACTCACCCGGTGTCCGAGGACACGATCAAGGCCGAATACGAGAAGATCAAGGCCGGTCTGGGCAACAAGGAATACAAGGCACGCCACATCCTGGTGAAGACCGAGGACAAGGCGAAGGAAATCATCGGCAAGCTGCAGGCTGGCGAGAAGTTCGAGGATCTGGCCAAGGATTCGGAAGATCCGGGCTCCAAGGACCGCGGCGGCGACCTCGGCTGGAGCGCGCCGGCGCAGTATGTGAAACCCTTCTCGGAAGCGCTGGTCAAGCTCGAGAAGGGCAAGTTCACGCCGCAACCGGTGCGCAGCGACTTCGGCTACCACATCATCAAGCTGGAAGACGTGCGCGACCTGAAGCTGCCGTCCTATGATGAAGCTAAGCCGCAGATCGCCCAGCGCCTGGAGCAGCAGACCATCGCTGCCCACGTGAACGAACTGCGTCAGAAGGCCGCGATCAAGTAA
- a CDS encoding flavodoxin family protein: MTQVAIVYHSGYGHTRRMAQAVADGAAESAQVQQIEIDAEGNVPESAWATLLAADAIVFGSPTYMGTVSWQFKKFADASSKAWFTQQWKDKLAAGFTNSASMNGDKHSTLHYFMTLAMQHSMLWVGTGLMPSNSKAATREDINYVASFAGAMASTPSDASVDEMVEGDLKTARLFGARIAQQASRLAAR; this comes from the coding sequence ATGACGCAGGTTGCCATCGTTTATCACAGCGGCTACGGCCACACCCGCCGCATGGCGCAAGCGGTCGCCGACGGCGCGGCCGAAAGTGCGCAGGTGCAGCAGATCGAAATTGACGCCGAAGGCAATGTGCCGGAGTCGGCCTGGGCGACGCTGCTGGCTGCGGACGCCATCGTGTTCGGCAGCCCGACCTATATGGGCACCGTGTCGTGGCAGTTCAAGAAATTCGCCGACGCGAGCTCGAAGGCGTGGTTCACGCAGCAGTGGAAGGACAAGCTGGCGGCCGGCTTTACCAACTCGGCGTCGATGAACGGCGACAAGCACTCGACGTTGCACTACTTCATGACGCTGGCGATGCAGCACAGCATGCTGTGGGTCGGTACCGGCCTGATGCCGAGCAACAGCAAGGCGGCGACGCGTGAGGACATCAATTACGTGGCGTCCTTCGCCGGTGCGATGGCGTCGACTCCGTCCGACGCGTCGGTCGATGAAATGGTCGAAGGCGATCTGAAGACGGCGCGCCTGTTCGGTGCGCGCATCGCGCAGCAGGCTTCGCGACTGGCGGCACGTTGA
- a CDS encoding pirin family protein produces MISLRKSSERGFDDHGWGQSHFSFSFADYYDPAHMGFGTLRALMEDTIEPAGGFGTHPHRDMEIVTVVLAGELTHRDSLGNTGVLRAGDVQRMSAGSGVKHSEFNHAATTPVRMLQIWLLPRSRGIAPGYAQQHFADSARQGRLLPLVNAEGRDGALTIHADVALYASRLDSGHVALSHRLGAGRKAYVHLIDGELTVNGQRLESGDALRIEHEDEVVLEQGRGAHALLFDLGSHSTTEGRTA; encoded by the coding sequence ATGATCAGTCTGCGCAAATCTTCCGAACGCGGTTTCGACGACCACGGCTGGGGCCAGTCGCATTTCAGCTTTTCCTTCGCCGACTACTACGACCCGGCACACATGGGCTTCGGCACGCTGCGTGCGCTGATGGAAGACACGATAGAGCCGGCCGGTGGCTTCGGCACCCATCCGCACCGCGACATGGAAATTGTCACCGTGGTGCTGGCGGGCGAACTGACGCACCGCGATTCACTCGGCAACACCGGCGTACTGCGCGCTGGCGACGTGCAGCGCATGAGCGCAGGCAGCGGCGTCAAGCACAGCGAATTCAACCACGCGGCGACGACGCCGGTGCGCATGCTGCAGATCTGGCTGCTGCCGCGATCGCGCGGCATCGCGCCGGGCTACGCGCAGCAGCACTTTGCCGACAGCGCGCGGCAGGGCCGCCTGTTGCCACTGGTGAATGCGGAGGGGCGCGATGGTGCGCTCACCATTCACGCCGACGTCGCGCTGTACGCGAGCCGCCTCGACAGCGGGCACGTCGCGCTCTCGCACCGCCTCGGTGCCGGCCGCAAGGCCTATGTGCACCTGATCGACGGCGAACTGACAGTGAATGGTCAGCGCCTCGAAAGCGGCGATGCGCTGCGCATCGAGCATGAAGACGAAGTTGTACTCGAACAGGGGCGTGGCGCACACGCGCTGCTGTTCGATCTGGGCAGTCATTCCACTACTGAAGGGAGAACAGCATGA